Proteins from one Candidatus Methylarchaceae archaeon HK02M2 genomic window:
- a CDS encoding DUF1003 domain-containing protein, whose protein sequence is MAQKNTEQAVICQICKKPKKMSEVLSAELIREPIVKEIQKTYPDWSTSGFICIDDLNHFRAEYIQDIIEADKGELSALEEQVVKSLQEQELLSTNINIEYDKQLTLGERLADRIADFGGSWGFISIFIGVLLLWVAINSTILVRKPFDPYPYIFLNLILSCLAAIQAPVIMMSQNRQEAKDRLRAEYDYRINLKAELEIRHLQEKIDHLLMNQWNRLLEIQKIQIDLMEELSHKKS, encoded by the coding sequence ATGGCACAAAAAAATACTGAACAAGCTGTAATATGCCAAATTTGCAAAAAGCCAAAAAAAATGAGCGAGGTCTTGTCAGCAGAATTGATCAGAGAACCTATTGTTAAGGAAATTCAAAAAACATATCCTGATTGGTCTACCAGTGGTTTTATTTGTATCGATGATCTTAATCATTTCAGGGCAGAGTATATCCAAGATATTATCGAAGCAGACAAAGGTGAACTTTCTGCTTTAGAAGAACAGGTTGTCAAAAGTCTTCAGGAGCAAGAACTCCTGTCAACGAACATTAATATTGAGTATGACAAACAACTAACATTAGGGGAACGGTTAGCTGATAGGATTGCAGATTTTGGGGGAAGCTGGGGATTTATAAGTATTTTCATCGGTGTCCTATTATTATGGGTAGCCATAAACTCAACTATACTTGTCCGAAAGCCCTTTGATCCATATCCATATATATTCCTGAATCTCATCCTTTCATGCCTCGCTGCGATTCAAGCTCCCGTCATCATGATGAGTCAAAATCGACAAGAAGCAAAGGATCGATTACGGGCAGAATACGATTATCGTATTAACTTAAAAGCAGAACTGGAGATTCGCCATCTGCAGGAAAAAATTGATCATCTTCTTATGAATCAATGGAACAGGCTGTTGGAAATACAAAAAATACAAATTGACTTAATGGAGGAGCTCTCTCATAAAAAATCTTGA
- a CDS encoding acyltransferase, whose amino-acid sequence MTNMSKLVSDFLKGLAIFSVLCNHYVNFYTSLKLSEFANGFIAVFFVLSGYGIYASLSKSSKSGELSLSRFYLKRFLRIYPLYFLSVSIFFFLETGEFNLYTFLAVPFVQAPGIYWFITSLLQCYIIAPFIYLLIVKLDKLRLLIISLLTLVATYMIYLHYGIGFTRANFVYRFVPLGHIYLFLGGMILYSIEKPVKTKIHILIALILFLSSVILTRNNSVLFDGSGMIFGLFLLVSSIYICYAFTSMLHNKLIFSGLICSLGMCSYSIYLFHVFYYKALVKANIIHVDSIVSVIITFLLLPVFVYLMSIMERAVSITSSRLLQKN is encoded by the coding sequence ATGACGAACATGAGCAAGTTAGTGTCTGATTTTTTAAAGGGATTAGCAATCTTTTCTGTTTTATGTAATCACTATGTTAATTTTTACACATCTTTAAAGTTATCAGAATTTGCAAATGGATTCATAGCAGTTTTTTTTGTTTTAAGCGGCTATGGAATTTATGCATCTCTGAGCAAGTCCTCCAAATCTGGAGAACTATCTCTATCAAGATTTTACCTAAAAAGATTTCTGAGGATTTATCCTCTTTATTTTTTATCAGTTTCCATTTTCTTTTTTCTTGAAACGGGGGAGTTCAACCTTTATACATTTCTTGCAGTTCCCTTTGTGCAGGCTCCAGGTATATACTGGTTTATCACTTCACTTCTCCAGTGCTATATTATCGCCCCCTTTATATATCTACTTATCGTTAAATTAGATAAATTAAGACTGCTAATAATTAGTCTGTTGACTTTAGTTGCTACTTATATGATTTATTTGCACTATGGGATTGGGTTTACAAGGGCAAACTTTGTTTACAGGTTTGTCCCTCTTGGGCACATTTACTTATTTCTAGGAGGAATGATTCTTTACAGTATTGAAAAACCCGTGAAAACAAAAATACATATATTAATAGCACTGATATTATTTCTATCTTCAGTCATTTTAACTCGAAATAATTCTGTGCTATTTGATGGTTCTGGAATGATATTTGGTCTTTTCCTGCTAGTCAGTTCTATCTACATCTGTTATGCATTCACAAGTATGCTTCATAATAAATTAATATTTTCTGGTTTAATTTGCTCTTTAGGAATGTGTTCATATTCGATTTACCTTTTTCATGTGTTTTATTATAAGGCTCTTGTAAAAGCAAATATAATCCACGTTGATTCTATTGTAAGCGTTATAATCACTTTCTTGTTGCTACCTGTCTTTGTGTATCTAATGTCTATTATGGAAAGAGCCGTTTCAATTACCAGTTCAAGGCTTCTTCAAAAGAACTAG